AACATTGGTCCCAGTGTACCATGACCGTATTTTCCACCGTATCTTCCTGTTGTCCACTCAATCCACATCACTGGAATGCCCAAGAAGAACAGTGCAATGAAATATGGTATCATGAAGGCACCGCCACCATTGCTGGCAAGCTGGTACGGAAATCTCCAGAAGTTTCCAAGACCGATGGCATTACCTGCCATAGCTAAAATCAAACCAAGTTTGGTTGCCCATCTATCTCTTTGTTCCATGGTGCTTCACCCCAACCTTCAATATATCAAACACTGCAGCAATGCTCAAATATTTTGCAATTATACTCTACTTCGTCACTCATTAATAAAGCTTTCTCTTTTTTTATTTCGGCAAAAGACGATTTACTTGAGCTTAAAAGTAAGCAAACAGCATTTTTGTCATTTTTTCAATACTCTGGTAAAAAGTAAAAGATTTTTTGTCTTTCCGGTAATTTTTCTAATATATTTAGACTTTACCTGAGGTGGTTTCATAAAGGCTTTTAAGCATGAGGTGTTAAATTTTGTATCGCCCGATGATTGCAACGAGAGTGAGCTGAGCAGTGATGACCGACTTCTCGCTGAGGGCTTTTTGTCAAAAAATTTCATATGTCCGAAATTTTGGGACATTGATATTCTTTTGTGTACACTGATGTATGTAAACTTAAAGTTCTGTGGGCTTTTCTAAGCCGAAAAGTTTTGGAAATTTTCTTATTCTGGCTGAAATTTCCATATATAACCTTTCGTTTAGAAATAAGAGTTTTCCAAGCTTTTTCGGCGAAAGGTTTATATAGGTAATTGCCCAAAAGTGTATCGCCAATCACCTAAATTGGAGGGATGAACATGGTTGAGCAAGACCCATTTGAAATTGCTGTTAAGCAGCTTGAAAGAGCTGCCCAGTATATGGATATAAGTGAAGAGGCTTTGGAGTTTTTAAAGAGACCTCAAAGAATTCTTGAGGTAACAATCCCTGTTGAGATGGATGACGGTTCTGTAAAAGTCTTCACTGGTTTTAGAGTCCAGTACAACTGGGCTCGCGGTCCAACAAAGGGTGGAATTAGGTGGCACCCTGAAGAGACACTCAGCACCGTTAAAGCTTTGGCTGCTTGGATGACCTGGAAGACTGCTGTTATGGACCTCCCATACGGTGGAGGTAAGGGTGGTATCATCTGTAACCCGAAGGAGCTCTCCGATAGAGAGAAGGAGAGGCTTGCAAGAGGGTATATAAGAGCTATCTATGACATCATAAGCCCATACACGGACATTCCAGCCCCAGATGTTTACACTAACCCACAGATCATGGCTTGGATGATGGACGAATATGAGATGATCTCAAGAAGGAAGACTCCTGCCTTCGGTATCATCACAGGTAAGCCACCAAGCGTTGGTGGTATAATAGCGAGAATGGATGCAACAGCAAGAGGCGCTTCATTCACAGTTAGAGAGGCAGCCAAGGCTCTTGGATGGGACACCCTTAAGGGCAAGACAATCGCAATCCAGGGTTATGGTAACGCCGGTTACTACATGGCTAAGATCATGAGCGAAGAGTACGGAATGAAAGTTGTTGCAGTCAGCGACAGCAAGGGTGGTATCTACAACCCAGATGGACTCAATGCTGATGAAGTCCTTAAGTGGAAGAAGGAGCACGGCTCAGTTAAGGACTTCCCAGGTGCAACAAACATCACAAACGAAGAGCTCTTAGAGCTTGAGGTTGATGTCCTCGCACCAGCTGCAATTGAGGAAGTTATCACCAAGAAGAACGCCGACAACATCAAGGCTAAGATCATAGCGGAGCTTGCAAACGGCCCAACCACCCCAGAGGCAGATGAGATTCTCTATGAGAAAGGCATCCTTATCATTCCAGACTTCCTCTGTAACGCCGGTGGTGTTACAGTCAGCTACTTCGAATGGGTGCAGAACATAACTGGCGACTACTGGACAGTTGAAGAGACAAGGGCAAAGCTTGACAAGAAGATGACCAAGGCATTCTGGGACGTCTACAACACCCACAAGGAGAAGAACATCAACATGAGAGACGCAGCTTATGTCGTTGCCGTCAGCAGAGTCTACCAGGCAATGCTTGACAGAGGATGGGTCAAGAAGTGATCTTCTTCCTCTTTTCTTATTGTTCTTTTCTGTGAAAATTAGCTTTTTTGAAGATTAATTAAAAATCAAAAAAGAAATTAGGCTTTAGCCCAATATTCTTTTTCCTCCACCATTGCCTGAATCATCTCGTCCTCATTTTTGAACATGGTTCTCCTTGATGGATTCTGCATACCGTAGAACTCCATGAATGGGCTGGGTCTCCTCTTAAATGGATAATACAGATAGATTGCTGCCAGTGTTCTGTATGCTTCAGCCATCTCGCTTATAACTCCGGCTGAGATGCCTTCGGCATAATGGTAGACGGCTATTGCCTTGCTGACGTCAACAAGGTTAAAGTCCCTTTCTACCAGCTGTCTTCTTAGAATGTCCGTTGCCTGCTCGATGTCTTCTCTCTCAAGCTCTTCGACTTCTTCTCCATCAAAGATGTTTTTAATCCTAATCTTCTTTATCCCCGGATTTCTTTCGACTTGATTATCGTACTCTGCAACGATCCACCAGTCATCTAAGGCACCAGGGTCAAGAACAGTAAAGTATTTGCTGAGCTTTTTGTAGAACCCTCTAACTCTGTGGTAGTATTCTTCTTCATGCCCGGTCATCGGGTAGCTGAGATAAACGAGGGGCTTTTCTTTCTCGTGGAATATTAAATCTATGAACGTTTGATATGGATGTCTTATTCCAAACTGGAGGATATATCGGACTTCTATGCCTTCTTTTTTCAGCTCATGAATTAGCGTTTTAACATGATTTATAGCATCTTCTCGCCACATAACTAAGGTGGTTAGCTTTATGTTATCTTTTTCCTTTCCAAATCGCTCGAACCACTCTGGATCATTTATAATCCTTCTCCTGACGCTTAGAATATCGTCAAGCATTATTACGACTCTGTCAGGCTTGAGTAGTTTTAGATTGCTGAGAGTAAATCCCAAAACACTCCCACTCCCCCATCTAAAGAGGGAAGGTGTTGAAACCAGATGAAACTTCTTGTCGCTGTTGTCTATATGCATCCTTATTTTTTCAAAAGCTTCGTCTCTAATGTCATTCATTAAATCTGGGTGGCTTATTGCAAAGTCAAGAACATTTTTTCTCGTGATTTTGACCCCCCTTTCCTTCCCCACCTCTTTTAGGTATTCAAAGACATGATAGTAGGCGTAGCTCTCTTTTTCTGCAAGCTTTAGAGCTTCCTCAATGTATTCATCTCTTCCGTTAAGCGGAGGGCCAGTTAGGAGAATTACCTCTTTCATTTTTGCCACCTTTTAATTTTGCTCAAAGCTGTTAGATTTTCATCAAAGAAGTTTATAAATCAACCTCCCAAATGCGAAAACTTTAAATAGTATTCAGGATTAGGGGGTTTTGTAGAGTTCTATCTGTTCTATCATGGCTAAAGGGGTGTTGCACTTGAGTAAATTTAAAGGGACAACAACAGTAGGCATTGTTTGTAATGACGGAGTGGTGTTAGCAGCGGATATGAGAGCAACAATTGGCAACATGGTTATGTCAAAGAATGTCACAAAGATATTTCAGATAGACGAGCACTTAGCGTTGGCAGGTGCAGGCAATGTGGGGGACATCTTAAGTCTTGTCAGGATGCTCAGGGCAGAGACCAAGCTTTATAGAGCAAGGGTTGGCAGGGAGATGAGTGTTAAGGCTTTGGCAACATTAACAGCAAACATTCTCAATGGGACAAAATATTTCCCATATCTTGGCTGGTTCTTAATTGGGGGCTATGATGAAAAGCCAAATCTTTATTCTGTTGATATGGCTGGAGGAATGACTGAGGATAAATATGTTTCGGCAGGTTCTGGTATGGAGTTTGCATATGCTGTTTTAGAAAATGAATACAAAGAGGACATGAGTGTTGATGAAGGCGTTAAATTAGCAGTTAAAGCAATAAACACTGCTATTAAGAGAGACATTTTCACGGGAGATGGAATACTGGTTGTTAAAATTACAAAAGAAGGATACAGAGAACTCGACAAAAAGGAAGTTGATAAGATTCTCAAAACTCTTTAAGTTCAGAGGTGAGTAAAGTGATAAAGAGGGAGAGCTTTGTAGATGACATTTTAAAGGAAATGAGGGAGATTATAAATCAAATGGTTCCAAGAGAAGCGAAAATAACAGATATTGAGTTTGAAGGCCCTGAGCTCGTTATTTATGTTAAAAATCCCGAGGCAATAATGCAAGATGGGGATTTAATTAAAAATCTTGCTAAGGTTCTCAAAAAAAGAATTAGTGTCAGACCTGATCCAGATGTGCTTCTCCCTCCCGAGAGAGCTGAAGGCTTGATTAAGGAGATAGTACCTTCTGAAGCTGAAATCACAAACATAAGCTTTGACCCTTCTGTTGGTGAGGTCATTATTGAGGCTAAAAAGCCGGGACTGGTTATTGGAAAGAACGGCGAGACATTAAGAAAAATAACACAGAAGGTTCACTGGGCGCCGAGAGTTGTTAGAACCCCACCTTTACAGTCCCAAACAATATATTCGATTAGACAGATTCTCCAAACAGAGAGCAAAGACAGAAGAAAGTTTCTCAGGAATGTGGGGAGAAACATTTACAGAAAGCCGGAGCTTAAAAGTGAGTGGATCAGAATAACGGGTCTTGGGGGCTTTAGAGAGGTTGGAAGAAGTGCCCTACTTGTTCAAACAAATGAAAGCTTTGTTCTGGTTGATTTCGGAATAAACGTTGCAGCGTTAAATGACCCAAAAAAAGCATTTCCGCATTTTGACGCCCCTGAGTTTAGATATGTCTTGAATGAAGGATTGCTGGACGCTATAATCATCACCCACGCCCATTTGGATCACAGCGGATTGTTACCATATCTCTTCCGCTACAACCTCTTTGATGGACCAATTTATACAACCCCCCCAACAAGGGACTTAATGGTTCTTTTGCAGAAGGATTTCATCGAAATACAGCAGAGCAACGGTGCAGAACCGCTTTATAAGCCAAAAGACATAAAAGAAGTTGTAAAGCATACGATAACCCTCGATTATGGGGAAGTAAGGGACATATCTCCAGACATGAGGCTTACCCTTCACAACGCTGGACACATTTTGGGTTCTGCCATAGTTCATCTCCACATTGGAAATGGGCTCCATAATGTGGCAGTTACGGGAGACTTCAAGTTCATTCCAACAAGGCTGTTTGAACCTGCCAATGCAAGGTTTCCAAGGCTTGAAACGCTGATCATGGAGTCAACATACGGAGGAAGCAATGACTATCAGATGCCAAGAGAAGATGCAGAGAAAAAGCTCATTGAGGTTATTCATCAAACGATAAAGAGAAAAGGAAAAGTGCTTATCCCAGCAATGGCCGTTGGTAGGGCTCAGGAGATCATGATGGTTCTTGAGGAGTACGCAAGAGTTGGCGGCATTGAAGTGCCGATATATCTTGATGGAATGATCTGGGAGGCAACAGCAATTCACACTGCCTATCCAGAATATCTGAGCAAGCACTTGAGGGATCAGATATTCCACGAGGGATACAACCCATTTTTAAATGAAATATTCAAGCCAGTTGCAAATTCTAA
Above is a genomic segment from Thermococcus sp. SY098 containing:
- the gdhA gene encoding glutamate dehydrogenase → MVEQDPFEIAVKQLERAAQYMDISEEALEFLKRPQRILEVTIPVEMDDGSVKVFTGFRVQYNWARGPTKGGIRWHPEETLSTVKALAAWMTWKTAVMDLPYGGGKGGIICNPKELSDREKERLARGYIRAIYDIISPYTDIPAPDVYTNPQIMAWMMDEYEMISRRKTPAFGIITGKPPSVGGIIARMDATARGASFTVREAAKALGWDTLKGKTIAIQGYGNAGYYMAKIMSEEYGMKVVAVSDSKGGIYNPDGLNADEVLKWKKEHGSVKDFPGATNITNEELLELEVDVLAPAAIEEVITKKNADNIKAKIIAELANGPTTPEADEILYEKGILIIPDFLCNAGGVTVSYFEWVQNITGDYWTVEETRAKLDKKMTKAFWDVYNTHKEKNINMRDAAYVVAVSRVYQAMLDRGWVKK
- the psmB gene encoding archaeal proteasome endopeptidase complex subunit beta; translated protein: MAKGVLHLSKFKGTTTVGIVCNDGVVLAADMRATIGNMVMSKNVTKIFQIDEHLALAGAGNVGDILSLVRMLRAETKLYRARVGREMSVKALATLTANILNGTKYFPYLGWFLIGGYDEKPNLYSVDMAGGMTEDKYVSAGSGMEFAYAVLENEYKEDMSVDEGVKLAVKAINTAIKRDIFTGDGILVVKITKEGYRELDKKEVDKILKTL
- a CDS encoding beta-CASP ribonuclease aCPSF1; amino-acid sequence: MIKRESFVDDILKEMREIINQMVPREAKITDIEFEGPELVIYVKNPEAIMQDGDLIKNLAKVLKKRISVRPDPDVLLPPERAEGLIKEIVPSEAEITNISFDPSVGEVIIEAKKPGLVIGKNGETLRKITQKVHWAPRVVRTPPLQSQTIYSIRQILQTESKDRRKFLRNVGRNIYRKPELKSEWIRITGLGGFREVGRSALLVQTNESFVLVDFGINVAALNDPKKAFPHFDAPEFRYVLNEGLLDAIIITHAHLDHSGLLPYLFRYNLFDGPIYTTPPTRDLMVLLQKDFIEIQQSNGAEPLYKPKDIKEVVKHTITLDYGEVRDISPDMRLTLHNAGHILGSAIVHLHIGNGLHNVAVTGDFKFIPTRLFEPANARFPRLETLIMESTYGGSNDYQMPREDAEKKLIEVIHQTIKRKGKVLIPAMAVGRAQEIMMVLEEYARVGGIEVPIYLDGMIWEATAIHTAYPEYLSKHLRDQIFHEGYNPFLNEIFKPVANSKERQDIIDSEEPAIIIASSGMLVGGPSVEYFKQLAPDPRNSIIFVSYQAEGTLGRQVQRGLKEIPTIGEGGRTEVIRVNMEVHTIDGFSGHADRRELMSYVAKVRPRPERVITVHGEPQKCLDLASSLHKRFSISTRAPNNLDAIRLK